One Capricornis sumatraensis isolate serow.1 chromosome 8, serow.2, whole genome shotgun sequence genomic region harbors:
- the CST6 gene encoding cystatin-M has translation MARPSLLLPMALALLALCLLVLPRDARARPGDRKVGELQELSPSDPQVQKAAQAAVANYNMGSNSDYYYRDITILRAQSQLVAGIKYYLTVDMESTACRKSAVAGDHVDLTTCPLAAEAQQEKLRCDFEILVVPWKNSSQLLKHDCVSL, from the exons ATGGCGCGACCGAGCCTCCTGCTGCCGATGGCCCTGGCCTTGCTCGCACTCTGCCTCCTGGTGCTGCCCCGCGACGCCCGGGCCCGGCCGGGGGACCGCAAGGTCGGAGAACTGCAGGAGCTGTCGCCCAGCGACCCGCAGGTGCAGAAGGCGGCGCAGGCGGCCGTGGCCAACTACAACATGGGCAGCAACAGCGACTACTACTACCGCGACATCACCATCCTCCGGGCGCAAAGCCAG CTGGTGGCGGGCATCAAGTACTACCTGACCGTGGACATGGAGAGCACGGCCTGCCGGAAGAGTGCCGTGGCTGGAGACCACGTAGACCTCACCACCTGCCCCCTGGCCGCAGAAGCACAGCAGGAG AAGCTGCGCTGTGACTTTGAGATCCTTGTGGTTCCCTGGAAGAACTCCTCCCAGCTTCTAAAGCATGACTGTGTGTCCCTGTAG